Proteins co-encoded in one Nicotiana sylvestris chromosome 7, ASM39365v2, whole genome shotgun sequence genomic window:
- the LOC104226123 gene encoding PRA1 family protein B4-like has translation MAATSSPAVLPPTFVPPPTDTAQQIGPTPAFRSFINHISTTVQTGFSNRRPWSELLDRSAFSKPESFSDATLRMRKNYTYFRINYLSALAVVLAFSLITNPFSLLVLSGLLAAWLFLYLFRPSDPPLVIYGRQFSERETLGLLILSTVVVIFLTSVGSVLVSALMIGLAIVCTHAAFRVPEDLFLDDPQDSPAAGFLSFLSGGAANAAAVAVAPAVAARV, from the coding sequence ATGGCAGCCACATCTTCACCAGCAGTCCTCCCACCAACCTTCGTACCACCCCCCACCGACACGGCGCAACAAATCGGCCCAACACCAGCATTCCGTTCATTCATCAACCACATCTCCACCACCGTCCAAACCGGTTTCTCCAACCGCCGTCCCTGGTCCGAGCTCCTCGACCGGTCCGCTTTCTCCAAACCGGAATCGTTCTCTGACGCCACTCTCCGTATGCGCAAAAACTACACCTACTTCCGTATCAATTACCTCTCTGCCCTTGCCGTTGTTCTTGCATTTTCACTCATTACAAACCCTTTTTCCCTTCTTGTCCTTTCCGGCCTCCTCGCCGCTTGGCTTTTCCTTTACCTTTTCCGGCCTTCGGATCCGCCTTTGGTTATATATGGACGGCAGTTTTCTGAGAGGGAGACGCTGGGTCTGCTTATTCTTTCAACTGTGGTTGTGATTTTCTTGACATCTGTTGGAAGTGTGCTTGTTTCAGCTTTAATGATTGGTCTTGCGATTGTGTGTACGCATGCTGCTTTCAGGGTCCCTGAGGATCTTTTCCTTGACGATCCACAGGACTCTCCCGCTGCTGGGTTTCTCTCTTTCTTGAGCGGCGGTGCCGCCAATGCTGCCGCCGTAGCTGTCGCCCCTGCTGTTGCCGCTAGGGTTTGA
- the LOC104226124 gene encoding probably inactive leucine-rich repeat receptor-like protein kinase IMK2 has translation MDRWNTSLSRYYNYPFRFWHFYSIIVVIVFSSNFSIISAGRSSDGVIVTQADFQALKAIKHELIDFRGILKSWNDSGLGACGGGWIGIKCVNGEVIAIQLPWKGLGGRISEKIGQLQALRKLSIHDNVIAGPVPTSLSFLPNLRGVYLFNNRLSGSIPPTIGRSPLLQTLDLSNNQLTGTIPPSLANSTRLYRLNLSYNALSGSIPVSFTQSPSLTFLALEHNNLSGSIPDTWGNVVVNNKSYQLQYLTLDHNLLYGKIPTSISKLSMLEEINLSHNQINGTIPDELGALTRLAILDLSNNSINGTIPVSFSNLSALVTLNLKSNLLDNQIPDVIYRLQNLSVLDLSDNKLTGHIPATIGNISRLNSLDLSENNFTGEIPKSLVSLANLTSFDVSYNNLSGVVPSLLSKKFNSSAFVGNLELCGYSPSTPCASPPPQTLPSSPIGGVAKPRHRKLSTKDIILIASGALLVVLLLLCCMLLCCLIRKKANSKAKNGSKASGLATTGRGAKPVPAAAGAEVESTGGKLVHFDGPFVFTADDLLCATAEIMGKSTYGTAYKATLEDGNQVAVKRLREKITKGQKEFEAEVAELGKIRHPNILALRAYYLGPKGEKLLVYDYMSNGSLSSFLHARGPETTIDWPTRMRIAIGITKGICFLHSKENIIHGNLTSSNILLDEQNNPTIADVGLSRLMTSAGNTNVIATAGTLGYRAPELSKIKNASTKTDVYSVGVIILELLTGKSPSGATDGLDLPQWVASIVKEEWTNEVFDVELMRDAPNIGDELLNTLKLALHCVDPTPTARPEAEQVLQKLEEIKPEMMLTATSSGDDGTAVQEKSE, from the exons ATGGATAGGTGGAATACTTCACTGAGTAGATATTATAACTACCCTTTTCGATTCTGGCATTTTTATTCCATTATTGTTGTGATTGTATTTTCTTCCAATTTCTCTATTATATCAGCTGGGAGGAGTTCAGATGGGGTTATTGTAACTCAAGCTGATTTTCAAGCACTTAAGGCCATTAAACATGAGCTGATTGATTTTAGAGGAATCTTGAAAAGTTGGAATGACAGTGGTTTAGGAGCTTGTGGTGGTGGATGGATTGGTATAAAGTGTGTTAATGGGGAAGTTATAGCTATACAGTTGCCTTGGAAAGGATTAGGTGGCAGAATTTCTGAAAAAATTGGTCAATTACAAGCTCTTAGAAAGCTTAGTATTCATGACAATGTTATTGCTGGTCCTGTTCCAACTTCATTGAGTTTTCTTCCAAATCTTAGAGGTGTTTATCTTTTCAATAACCGGCTTTCGGGTTCAATCCCACCAACAATTGGAAGATCACCACTTCTTCAGACTCTTGATCTTAGCAACAATCAACTCACTGGTACTATCCCTCCTAGTCTTGCGAATTCGACAAGGTTATACAGACTCAACTTGAGCTACAATGCACTTTCAGGTTCAATCCCAGTAAGTTTTACTCAATCCCCTTCTCTTACTTTTCTTGCACTTGAACATAACAATCTTTCTGGCTCTATTCCTGATACTTGGGGTAATGTTGTTGTCAACAATAAGTCTTATCAACTTCAGTATCTTACCCTTGATCACAATCTTTTATATGGGAAAATTCCAACTTCAATTAGCAAGTTAAGTATGCTTGAGGAGATTAATCTTAGTCATAACCAAATTAATGGGACTATTCCTGATGAATTAGGGGCACTTACTAGGCTTGCTATTCTTGATTTATCTAATAATTCCATAAATGGAACTATTCCTGTTAGTTTCTCCAATCTTTCAGCTCTTGTTACTTTGAATTTAAAAAGCAATCTTTTGGATAACCAAATCCCAGATGTTATATATAGATTGCAAAATCTTTCAGTGTTGGATTTGAGTGACAATAAGCTCACTGGTCATATTCCAGCCACTATTGGGAATATTTCTAGGCTCAACTCACTTGATTTATCTGAAAACAACTTCACTGGTGAAATCCCAAAGTCTCTTGTTTCGTTGGCGAATTTGACTAGTTTTGATGTCTCTTACAACAATCTTTCTGGGGTTGTCCCATCTCTTCTTTCTAAGAAGTTCAATTCAAGTGCTTTTGTTGGAAATCTAGAGCTATGTGGATATAGTCCCTCAACTCCATGTGCTTCACCACCTCCTCAAACTCTTCCTTCTTCTCCTATTGGTGGGGTTGCCAAGCCTCGCCATCGCAAACTTAGTACTAAGGATATCATTCTCATAGCATCTGGAGCTCTTCTAGTTGTTCTACTTCTTTTGTGTTGCATGCTACTTTGCTGCTTGATTAGGAAAAAAGCAAATTCGAAAGCAAAAAATGGTAGTAAAGCCAGTGGCTTAGCTACCACAGGAAGAGGTGCAAAGCCAGTTCCAGCAGCAGCAGGTGCTGAGGTTGAATCAACTGGTGGAAAACTAGTCCATTTCGATGGACCATTCGTGTTCACAGCGGACGACTTGTTATGTGCCACTGCAGAGATAATGGGAAAGAGCACTTATGGAACAGCATATAAGGCTACATTAGAGGATGGTAATCAAGTTGCTGTGAAGAGGCTGCGCGAGAAGATCACAAAAGGGCAAAAAGAGTTTGAAGCTGAAGTTGCTGAATTAGGCAAGATTCGACACCCAAATATTTTGGCTCTCAGAGCCTATTACTTGGGACCTAAAGGAGAAAAGCTTCTTGTCTATGATTATATGTCTAATGGAAGTCTCTCGTCCTTCCTCCATG CTCGAGGTCCTGAGACAACAATAGACTGGCCTACAAGGATGAGGATTGCTATTGGTATAACAAAAGGCATATGCTTTTTGCATAGCAAAGAAAACATAATACATGGGAATCTTACATCAAGCAATATACTTCTTGATGAGCAAAACAACCCAACGATTGCAGATGTAGGCCTCTCCAGGCTTATGACAAGTGCTGGTAACACCAATGTGATTGCCACTGCAGGCACGTTAGGTTATCGTGCACCAGAGCTCTCGAAAATCAAGAATGCAAGCACCAAGACCGATGTCTATAGTGTTGGAGTGATCATTTTGGAGCTCTTGACTGGAAAATCACCAAGCGGGGCAACAGATGGACTCGATTTGCCACAGTGGGTAGCTTCCATTGTGAAAGAGGAGTGGACTAATGAAGTGTTTGATGTTGAACTTATGAGGGATGCACCTAATATTGGTGATGAATTGCTTAATACTTTGAAACTAGCTTTGCATTGTGTTGATCCAACGCCAACAGCTCGGCCTGAAGCTGAGCAAGTACTTCAGAAATTGGAGGAGATTAAACCAGAGATGATGTTAACAGCCACCAGTTCTGGAGATGATGGCACAGCAGTTCAAGAAAAGAGTGAATAA